A genome region from Natronobeatus ordinarius includes the following:
- a CDS encoding S26 family signal peptidase, translated as MSGPGPRDSTDEPDDGSGRNRRADGDRDRREQSSRSGTAGEDATATADDSVTIEDDGVVRWFLKTDDGRIVAIRDVLTGVAIVAFVGLVLFGLSGVWPPMVAVESGSMEPNMQRGDLVFVVDENRFVGDDPIDGTGIVTYENGAGGGHEKFGEPGDVIIFQPNGDEFQTPIIHRAYYWVEEGDNWVDDQADPAFVNGASCEEVATCPAEHDGFVTRGDANNAYDQVVGSYAETDVVKPEWVTGKAMIRIPYLGYIRLAFESILTVSGPVGVSLGFVGGAVAIGVGQRYDVW; from the coding sequence ATGAGCGGCCCCGGTCCTCGAGATTCCACAGACGAGCCCGATGACGGCAGCGGTCGCAACCGGCGAGCCGACGGCGATCGTGATCGACGCGAACAGTCGTCCCGGTCCGGAACGGCTGGAGAGGACGCCACGGCGACGGCGGACGATTCCGTGACGATCGAGGACGACGGCGTCGTTCGCTGGTTTCTGAAGACCGACGACGGCCGGATCGTCGCGATCCGTGACGTGCTGACCGGCGTCGCGATCGTCGCCTTCGTGGGGCTGGTACTGTTCGGCCTCAGCGGCGTCTGGCCGCCGATGGTCGCCGTCGAGAGCGGCAGTATGGAGCCGAACATGCAGCGTGGTGACCTAGTCTTCGTCGTCGACGAGAATCGGTTCGTCGGCGACGATCCCATCGACGGAACCGGCATCGTCACCTACGAGAACGGTGCCGGTGGCGGCCACGAGAAGTTCGGCGAGCCTGGCGACGTCATCATCTTTCAGCCAAACGGCGACGAGTTCCAGACGCCGATTATCCATCGAGCCTACTACTGGGTCGAGGAAGGTGACAACTGGGTCGACGACCAGGCCGATCCGGCGTTCGTCAACGGCGCCAGCTGTGAGGAGGTCGCAACCTGTCCCGCCGAACACGACGGCTTCGTCACCAGAGGAGATGCGAACAACGCCTACGATCAGGTCGTCGGCAGCTACGCCGAAACCGATGTCGTCAAACCCGAGTGGGTTACTGGAAAAGCGATGATTCGCATCCCCTATCTGGGATACATCCGTCTGGCGTTCGAGTCGATCCTCACCGTCAGTGGTCCGGTCGGCGTGTCGCTCGGGTTCGTCGGTGGGGCGGTCGCTATCGGTGTCGGTCAGCGGTACGACGTGTGGTGA
- a CDS encoding OapC/ArvC family zinc-ribbon domain-containing protein: MPHQCTTCGRTFADGSKEMLSGCPDCGGNKFQFVPSDGETGDTASGDGSTDDSRSRESDGVPDWVSSATTGAPDPDSSARSDDLSWPPAETATESAPFDGFSEWPDSARRPEDRSSSDADQSTAPQPRTDAAEVADDGTEDTAQADARSSVVAPDELPAAPERAHEPPERERGSATSERGSATSERGSATSERGSATSERGSATSERGSATSERGSATSERGSATNEHEHEPPEHGRVISEPSGDRPSLEELREELNEQFESIKIVRPGEYELNLMELYNREEHIVSLQEDGRYVIEVPDSWRDGE, encoded by the coding sequence ATGCCCCACCAGTGTACGACCTGCGGTCGGACGTTCGCAGATGGCTCGAAGGAGATGCTCTCGGGCTGTCCAGACTGTGGTGGCAACAAGTTCCAGTTCGTGCCCAGTGACGGGGAAACGGGTGACACCGCCTCCGGGGACGGATCGACCGACGACAGCCGCTCCCGAGAGTCGGACGGCGTTCCCGACTGGGTGTCGAGTGCAACCACTGGCGCGCCCGATCCCGACTCGAGTGCCCGTTCGGATGACCTCTCGTGGCCCCCGGCCGAGACCGCCACCGAGTCGGCACCGTTCGACGGGTTTTCGGAGTGGCCGGACAGCGCTCGCCGACCCGAAGACCGTTCCTCGAGCGACGCCGACCAGTCGACGGCGCCCCAGCCACGGACCGACGCGGCGGAGGTCGCCGACGACGGCACCGAGGACACGGCGCAGGCGGACGCCCGTAGTTCGGTCGTTGCTCCAGACGAACTGCCGGCTGCACCGGAACGCGCACACGAGCCACCGGAACGCGAACGCGGTTCAGCGACGAGTGAACGCGGTTCAGCGACGAGTGAACGCGGTTCAGCGACGAGTGAACGCGGTTCAGCGACGAGTGAACGCGGTTCAGCGACGAGTGAACGCGGTTCAGCGACGAGTGAACGCGGTTCAGCGACGAGTGAACGCGGTTCAGCGACGAACGAACACGAGCACGAGCCACCGGAACACGGACGCGTCATCAGCGAACCCTCCGGTGACCGACCGTCGCTCGAGGAACTTCGTGAGGAACTCAACGAGCAGTTCGAGAGCATCAAAATCGTCCGTCCCGGGGAGTACGAACTCAATCTGATGGAGCTCTACAATCGCGAAGAACACATCGTCTCCTTGCAAGAGGACGGTCGGTACGTCATCGAAGTCCCAGATTCCTGGCGCGACGGTGAGTGA
- a CDS encoding DUF2073 domain-containing protein, with protein MPEATGKDDGDGIQIDLISGQRMDELATMEKIRMILDGVHEGKIVILEEGLTPDEESKLIEVTMSEISPDEFNGIEIETYPKSGSGDSSLLGRLMGSDDSSAKLTVIGPANRIETLHKDETLISAFVSRN; from the coding sequence ATGCCGGAAGCCACAGGGAAGGACGACGGTGACGGGATCCAGATCGACCTCATCAGCGGCCAGCGGATGGACGAACTGGCCACGATGGAGAAGATCCGAATGATTCTCGACGGGGTTCACGAAGGGAAGATCGTTATCCTCGAGGAGGGGCTCACTCCCGACGAGGAGAGTAAACTCATCGAGGTGACGATGAGCGAGATCAGCCCCGACGAGTTCAACGGCATCGAAATCGAGACCTATCCGAAGTCCGGTTCGGGTGACTCGTCGCTACTCGGACGGCTGATGGGGAGTGACGACTCGAGTGCCAAACTGACCGTGATCGGGCCGGCCAACCGAATCGAGACGCTCCACAAGGACGAGACGCTCATCAGCGCGTTCGTGTCTAGAAACTGA
- a CDS encoding DUF7090 family protein, with translation MEYSLEIDGTPETVPGGTGILLLHPSTGETDRMDTDFLKTDTDRFFVVSTRTTAREVKQKLEYYDVDESRAEILDTLSIERGYSRRTSDHVHYVAAPDDVDGIVEQVRRFLERHDGKLRISFDSVTELAYYAGEEDALEATERLLTLLAEHDAIGLFHLSEEVHDADVVDDFRSLFDGIVDLDEDGNVTATF, from the coding sequence ATGGAGTATTCGCTCGAGATCGATGGGACGCCCGAAACGGTACCCGGGGGGACGGGGATTCTCTTGTTGCACCCGAGTACGGGCGAAACGGACCGCATGGACACCGACTTTCTGAAGACCGACACCGACCGCTTCTTCGTCGTCTCCACGCGAACCACCGCCCGCGAGGTCAAACAGAAACTCGAGTATTACGACGTCGACGAATCGCGCGCCGAGATCCTCGACACTCTCAGTATCGAGCGCGGCTACTCCCGGCGCACGAGCGATCACGTCCACTACGTCGCCGCACCGGACGACGTCGACGGCATCGTCGAACAGGTCCGGCGCTTCCTCGAGCGACACGACGGCAAACTCCGCATCAGCTTCGACTCGGTCACCGAACTGGCCTACTACGCCGGCGAAGAAGACGCACTCGAGGCGACCGAACGGCTGCTGACGCTGCTCGCAGAGCACGACGCGATCGGTCTCTTCCACCTCTCCGAGGAGGTGCACGACGCCGACGTCGTCGACGACTTCCGCTCGCTCTTCGACGGCATCGTCGACCTCGACGAGGACGGTAACGTCACGGCGACGTTCTGA
- a CDS encoding DNA-directed DNA polymerase II small subunit gives MPLEGPARIVSELTSRGYNVEREAVTLIASAPDPDATLERVVDAVPDDVLVVDSEHVRAALDPEASTAAVADSTTRSADSNGPNRQPSSQSHPSVSTGNSPSNSSESGGESPVETKGSRGDFERPVDASARELEIANDMTGASTGTGEYRDFVAVFRDRLERLGRKLRGRVNHRPASSIESMPGGSEVAMVGLVNDIRSTASGHWLIELEDATGTFPWLVMKDREYVDLVEELLCDEVLAMEGTLSDDAGIAFVDSMYFPDVPRTHQPSTADRHVQAALISDVHVGSDEFMEAAWNDFADWLHTEPAQHVEYLLIAGDMVEGVGVYPNQDEELQIVDIYEQYEAFNEHLKDVPGDLEIVMIPGNHDAVRLAEPQPGFDDDLREIMSAHDARIVSNPSTVTLEGVSVLMYHGVSLDEVIAELPAEKASYDEPHKAMYQLLKKRHVAPQFGGHTRLAPEEKDYLVIEEVPDIFHTGHVHKLGFGKYHNVLAINSGCWQAQTDFQKSVNINPDSGFAPIVDLDTLDVTVQKFS, from the coding sequence GTGCCACTCGAGGGCCCCGCGCGCATCGTGAGCGAACTCACGAGTCGTGGCTACAACGTCGAGCGCGAGGCCGTGACGTTGATCGCCTCCGCCCCCGATCCTGACGCGACGCTCGAGCGCGTCGTCGACGCCGTTCCAGACGACGTGCTCGTGGTCGACAGCGAACACGTTCGGGCCGCACTCGACCCGGAGGCGTCGACTGCTGCGGTGGCCGATTCGACCACTCGTTCGGCTGATTCGAACGGACCGAATCGCCAGCCCTCGTCGCAATCTCACCCCTCTGTTTCAACTGGAAACTCTCCGTCGAACTCGTCCGAAAGCGGTGGCGAATCTCCAGTTGAAACGAAGGGGTCTCGAGGCGATTTCGAACGGCCGGTCGACGCCTCGGCTCGTGAACTCGAGATCGCAAACGACATGACGGGGGCGAGCACCGGGACAGGCGAGTACCGCGACTTCGTGGCGGTCTTTCGCGATCGACTCGAGCGTCTCGGGCGAAAACTCCGGGGACGGGTCAACCACCGGCCGGCGAGTTCCATCGAGAGCATGCCCGGCGGGAGCGAGGTCGCCATGGTCGGCCTCGTCAACGACATCCGATCGACGGCCAGCGGTCACTGGTTGATCGAACTCGAGGATGCCACCGGAACCTTCCCCTGGCTCGTGATGAAAGACCGGGAGTACGTCGACCTCGTCGAGGAGTTGCTCTGCGATGAGGTGCTGGCGATGGAGGGGACGCTCTCTGACGACGCGGGAATCGCCTTCGTCGACTCGATGTACTTCCCGGACGTACCCCGCACCCACCAGCCGTCGACGGCGGATCGTCACGTACAGGCCGCGCTGATCAGCGACGTCCACGTCGGCAGCGACGAGTTCATGGAAGCGGCCTGGAACGACTTCGCCGACTGGCTGCACACCGAGCCCGCTCAGCACGTCGAGTACCTGCTGATCGCCGGTGACATGGTCGAGGGCGTCGGCGTCTATCCGAACCAGGACGAGGAACTCCAGATCGTCGACATCTACGAGCAGTACGAGGCGTTCAACGAGCACTTAAAAGACGTGCCGGGGGACTTAGAGATCGTCATGATCCCGGGGAACCACGACGCGGTTCGACTCGCCGAACCCCAGCCGGGTTTCGACGACGACCTCCGGGAGATCATGTCGGCCCACGACGCCCGCATCGTGAGCAACCCCTCGACGGTGACGCTCGAGGGCGTCTCCGTCCTGATGTATCACGGCGTTTCGCTGGACGAGGTGATCGCCGAGCTCCCCGCCGAGAAGGCCAGCTACGACGAACCGCACAAGGCGATGTACCAGTTGCTGAAAAAGCGCCACGTCGCCCCGCAGTTCGGGGGCCACACCCGGCTGGCTCCCGAGGAGAAAGACTACCTGGTCATCGAGGAGGTTCCCGACATCTTCCACACGGGCCACGTCCACAAACTCGGCTTCGGCAAGTACCACAACGTGCTCGCGATCAACTCGGGTTGCTGGCAGGCCCAGACCGATTTCCAGAAGAGCGTCAACATCAACCCCGACTCCGGGTTCGCGCCGATCGTCGACCTCGACACCCTCGACGTGACGGTCCAGAAGTTCAGCTAG
- a CDS encoding S26 family signal peptidase, whose product MTIEDDGVLRWFLKTDDGRIVAIRDVLTSVAIVAFVGLVLFGLSGAWPPLVAVESGSMEPNMQRGDLIFVVDDDRYVGDDPIDGTGIVTYDNGAGGSHEKFGKPGDVVIFKPDGSEFQTPVIHRVHFWVEEGENWVETKANPDYVGGASCGQLATCPANHDGFITKGDANSGYDQAVGGARTDVVKPAWVTGKGMLRVPWLGHVRLAVDELLLSSPTPLTSTSLPLTTSGSSALPGWSLGDGAQLGLVTVASAVAFAGSRRPGSW is encoded by the coding sequence GTGACGATCGAGGACGACGGCGTCCTCCGCTGGTTCCTGAAGACCGACGACGGCCGAATCGTCGCGATCCGTGACGTGCTGACCAGCGTCGCGATCGTCGCCTTCGTGGGATTGGTGCTGTTCGGCCTCAGCGGCGCCTGGCCGCCGCTGGTCGCCGTCGAGAGCGGCAGTATGGAGCCGAACATGCAGCGCGGTGACCTGATCTTCGTCGTCGACGACGATCGGTACGTCGGCGACGACCCCATCGACGGAACCGGCATCGTCACCTACGACAACGGCGCCGGTGGCAGCCACGAGAAGTTCGGCAAACCCGGCGACGTCGTTATCTTCAAACCCGACGGCAGCGAGTTCCAGACGCCGGTCATCCACCGCGTCCACTTCTGGGTCGAGGAAGGTGAAAACTGGGTCGAGACGAAGGCCAACCCCGACTACGTCGGTGGAGCCAGCTGCGGACAGCTCGCAACCTGTCCGGCCAACCACGACGGCTTCATCACGAAAGGTGACGCGAACAGCGGCTACGACCAGGCGGTCGGCGGTGCCAGGACGGACGTCGTAAAGCCAGCGTGGGTCACCGGAAAAGGTATGCTTCGCGTCCCGTGGCTCGGACACGTCCGACTCGCGGTCGACGAGTTGCTGCTCAGTTCGCCAACTCCGCTCACGAGCACGTCCCTCCCGCTCACGACGTCCGGTTCGAGTGCCCTCCCAGGCTGGTCACTCGGCGACGGCGCACAACTCGGACTCGTGACCGTCGCGAGCGCTGTGGCGTTCGCCGGCAGCCGACGTCCCGGGAGCTGGTGA
- a CDS encoding Era-like GTP-binding protein codes for MGLFTGLKDSISRVTDRLFSDQEPKRIGIYGPPNAGKTTLANRIARDWTGDAIGKESHIAHETRRARRKENVEIERNGKSVTIDIVDTPGVTTKVDYEEFTDEMEKDDAIRRSREATEGVAEAMHWLREDVDGVIYVLDSAEDPITQVNTMLIGIIESRDLPVLIFANKIDLPESSVKRIEDAFPQHKTVPLSAKEGDNMDEVYDNIAEYFG; via the coding sequence ATGGGACTGTTTACAGGACTCAAAGATAGCATTTCCCGCGTTACGGATCGCCTGTTCTCGGATCAGGAACCGAAGCGGATCGGAATCTACGGGCCGCCCAACGCAGGGAAGACGACGTTAGCGAATCGTATCGCTCGAGACTGGACCGGCGATGCGATCGGGAAGGAAAGTCACATCGCACACGAGACGCGCCGGGCCCGACGAAAGGAAAACGTCGAGATCGAACGGAACGGCAAGTCGGTCACGATCGACATCGTCGACACGCCGGGTGTGACAACGAAAGTCGACTACGAGGAGTTCACCGACGAGATGGAAAAAGACGACGCCATCCGTCGGTCACGTGAGGCGACCGAAGGGGTCGCCGAAGCGATGCACTGGCTTCGTGAAGACGTCGACGGCGTCATCTACGTTCTCGACAGTGCCGAAGACCCCATCACGCAGGTTAACACGATGTTGATCGGGATCATCGAATCCCGCGACCTCCCGGTACTCATCTTCGCGAACAAGATCGACTTACCGGAGTCGAGCGTCAAACGGATCGAGGACGCCTTCCCCCAGCACAAGACTGTCCCGCTCTCTGCCAAGGAGGGGGACAACATGGACGAAGTGTACGACAACATCGCGGAGTACTTCGGGTGA
- a CDS encoding ABC transporter permease, producing the protein MPLLWIFVRAAEVDPGRAVDILIRPRSLEIVANSLALMAGVTILSVLIGVPLAWLTVRTDLPFSRFWTVVVALPLAIPSYLGALAYLDVFGPHGRLQSLLEPFGVTSLPEIYGLGGAILVITLYTYPYVYLTTRAALKTFDKTLVDAARTLEHGYRETFRRVTLPQIRPAITAGALLVALYAISDFGTPAFMRLDVFTRQIYVEYRGWNLDYAAMLSIQLIVVTVFILALESRVRGRERLYTGSGGGSGSTNVVELGRWRWPATAFCALVAIATLVLPVFVFASWLITGAASEVDAYRFRLEYAFNSAAVSTAAAAVAALAALPVAYLAARYDTLAGHLFERATYVGYAVPGIVIGLALVFFGANYAAWLFPSIPLLVFAYVVRFIPQSVGSTRTSVLQVNPRLTEASRTLGRGSLETFRSVTLPIIAPGIVAGAALVFLTTMKELPATLLLRPTGFDTLVTHIWRAEQAAYMSHAAVPAFVILLVSGVSMWIILRQENV; encoded by the coding sequence ATGCCGCTGCTCTGGATCTTCGTTCGGGCCGCGGAGGTCGACCCCGGCCGCGCCGTCGACATTCTGATCAGGCCGCGCTCGCTCGAGATCGTCGCCAACAGCCTGGCGTTGATGGCCGGCGTAACGATCCTCTCAGTGTTGATCGGCGTCCCCCTCGCCTGGCTCACCGTCCGGACCGACCTGCCTTTCTCGCGGTTCTGGACGGTCGTCGTCGCCCTCCCGCTCGCGATCCCGAGCTACCTCGGGGCGCTCGCGTACCTCGACGTCTTCGGACCGCACGGCCGACTGCAGTCGCTGCTCGAGCCGTTCGGCGTCACCTCCCTGCCCGAGATCTACGGCCTCGGTGGGGCGATCCTCGTCATCACCCTCTACACCTACCCGTACGTCTACCTCACCACGCGCGCGGCGCTGAAGACCTTCGACAAGACGCTCGTCGACGCCGCTCGGACGCTCGAGCACGGCTACCGCGAGACGTTTCGGCGCGTAACGCTCCCCCAGATCCGGCCCGCGATCACCGCCGGCGCGCTGCTCGTCGCGCTTTATGCGATCTCGGACTTCGGGACGCCCGCGTTCATGCGCCTCGACGTCTTCACCCGCCAGATCTACGTCGAGTACCGCGGCTGGAACCTCGATTACGCCGCCATGCTCTCGATCCAGCTGATCGTCGTAACCGTCTTCATCCTCGCTCTCGAGTCACGCGTTCGCGGTCGTGAACGACTCTACACCGGATCAGGGGGCGGGAGCGGCAGCACGAACGTCGTCGAACTCGGGCGGTGGCGCTGGCCCGCGACCGCCTTCTGCGCACTCGTGGCGATCGCAACGCTCGTCCTGCCGGTGTTCGTCTTCGCGTCGTGGCTGATCACCGGCGCGGCGAGCGAGGTCGACGCCTACCGGTTCCGGCTCGAGTACGCGTTCAACTCGGCCGCCGTATCGACTGCGGCGGCGGCCGTCGCCGCCCTGGCGGCGCTGCCGGTCGCGTACCTGGCCGCCCGGTACGACACGCTTGCTGGCCACCTCTTCGAACGGGCGACGTACGTCGGCTACGCCGTCCCGGGGATCGTCATCGGCCTCGCACTCGTCTTCTTCGGCGCGAACTACGCCGCGTGGCTCTTCCCGTCGATCCCGCTGCTCGTGTTCGCCTACGTCGTCCGTTTCATCCCCCAGTCCGTCGGGAGCACGCGAACCTCGGTCCTGCAGGTCAACCCGAGGCTCACCGAAGCCTCCCGGACTCTCGGTCGAGGGTCGCTCGAGACCTTCCGATCGGTTACGCTCCCGATCATCGCCCCGGGGATCGTCGCGGGCGCCGCGCTGGTCTTCCTGACGACGATGAAAGAACTCCCCGCGACGCTCCTGCTCAGACCCACCGGCTTCGACACCCTCGTCACCCACATCTGGCGGGCCGAACAGGCGGCCTATATGAGCCACGCCGCCGTCCCCGCGTTCGTTATCCTGCTCGTCTCGGGCGTCTCAATGTGGATCATCCTCCGGCAGGAGAACGTCTGA
- a CDS encoding Cdc6/Cdc18 family protein, which yields MSDENSQRAGSSREIDLDSPHGFATGAEEADDDSSQGLFEENSNQGLFDDLLSGEPIFENKEVLRPSYTPHELPHRNDQINKMATILVAALRGETPSNILIYGKTGTGKTASAKFVSKELETTSTKYRVPCDVEYINCEVTDTQYRVLAQLANKFIEENERVIDDRIASLESLLKAVEAYETSVDDDADRATDEPSTSADDASPFEFGDGPSSSSTSTVSRGDDSPSQSSDSPVETKGSGSDGRAAGVAGEESPVDSRPEDTNPLAETPFSSVAEVDAQIERLEDDRDSFEEVPMTGWPTDRVYSVFFEAVDYSERVVVIMLDEIDKLVEKSGDDTLYNLSRMNSELQNSRVSIIGISNDLKFTDFLDPRVKSSLGEEEIVFPPYDANQLRDILQHRSEVAFEEGALSPDVIPLCAAFAAQEHGDARRALDLLRTAGELAERSQSETVVEEHVRQAQDKIELDRVVEVVRTLPTQSKLVLFSIILLEKNGVHSINTGEVYNIYKRLCEEIDADVLTQRRVTDLISELDMLGIVNAVVVSKGRYGRTKEISLSVPLEDTEVVLLSDSRLSEIDDVQPFVQARFDN from the coding sequence ATGTCTGACGAAAACTCACAGCGGGCGGGTTCGAGTCGAGAGATCGACCTCGATTCTCCCCACGGATTCGCCACAGGTGCCGAGGAGGCTGACGACGACTCGAGCCAGGGGCTGTTCGAGGAGAACTCCAACCAGGGGTTGTTCGACGACCTGCTGAGCGGCGAGCCGATCTTCGAAAACAAGGAAGTGCTCCGTCCGTCCTACACCCCACACGAACTCCCCCACCGAAACGACCAGATCAACAAGATGGCGACGATTCTGGTCGCCGCACTCCGCGGGGAGACGCCGTCGAACATCCTCATCTACGGGAAGACCGGAACGGGAAAGACGGCGAGCGCGAAGTTCGTCAGCAAGGAACTCGAGACCACCTCCACGAAGTACCGGGTTCCGTGTGACGTCGAGTACATCAACTGCGAGGTAACCGACACGCAGTACCGCGTGCTCGCCCAGCTCGCGAACAAGTTCATCGAGGAGAACGAACGGGTGATCGACGACCGAATCGCCTCGCTCGAATCGCTTCTCAAGGCGGTCGAGGCGTACGAAACGTCCGTCGACGACGACGCAGATCGCGCCACCGACGAGCCTTCGACCTCGGCCGACGACGCGAGCCCGTTCGAGTTCGGTGACGGACCGTCCTCGAGTTCGACTTCCACTGTTTCACGTGGCGATGACAGTCCATCGCAGTCGTCTGATTCTCCAGTCGAAACAAAGGGGTCTGGATCGGACGGTCGAGCAGCGGGAGTGGCCGGTGAGGAGTCGCCAGTCGACTCGAGGCCGGAGGATACCAACCCGCTCGCGGAGACGCCGTTCTCGTCGGTCGCCGAGGTGGACGCGCAGATCGAGCGTCTCGAGGACGACCGAGACTCCTTCGAGGAGGTGCCGATGACCGGCTGGCCGACCGATCGCGTTTACAGCGTCTTCTTCGAGGCCGTCGACTACTCAGAGCGCGTGGTCGTGATCATGCTCGACGAGATCGACAAACTCGTCGAGAAGTCGGGTGACGACACGCTCTACAACCTCTCGCGGATGAACTCGGAGCTGCAGAACTCGCGAGTGTCGATCATCGGCATCAGCAACGACCTCAAGTTCACGGACTTTCTCGACCCGCGCGTCAAGTCGAGTCTCGGCGAGGAGGAGATCGTCTTCCCGCCATACGACGCGAACCAGCTACGGGACATCCTCCAGCACCGATCGGAAGTGGCGTTCGAGGAGGGGGCCCTCTCGCCGGACGTCATCCCGCTGTGTGCCGCCTTCGCGGCCCAGGAACACGGCGACGCCCGGCGCGCGCTCGACCTCCTCAGAACCGCGGGCGAACTGGCCGAACGTTCCCAGTCGGAGACGGTCGTCGAAGAACACGTTCGCCAGGCCCAGGACAAGATCGAACTCGACCGCGTCGTCGAGGTCGTCCGGACGCTCCCCACCCAGAGCAAGCTCGTCCTCTTTTCGATCATCCTGCTCGAGAAAAACGGCGTTCACAGCATCAACACGGGTGAGGTGTACAACATCTACAAACGGCTCTGTGAGGAGATCGACGCCGACGTCCTCACCCAGCGTCGCGTAACCGACCTCATCAGCGAACTCGACATGCTCGGCATCGTCAACGCCGTCGTCGTCTCGAAGGGACGCTACGGTCGGACCAAGGAGATCAGCCTCTCGGTGCCGCTCGAGGACACCGAGGTCGTCCTTCTCTCCGACTCTCGGCTCTCGGAGATCGACGACGTGCAGCCGTTCGTCCAGGCCCGGTTCGACAACTGA
- a CDS encoding DUF7089 family protein, with the protein MFESREISGPVEAVRAEYTPDVLVFDCTRDFETLPPAEAEDLGLVVDALEPASYPASWLPSDAPTLLQRYASGDFTIGMPGDGSVVWTRQTDPPVLLVKPRIQGSPESFIDFLLAEALVEVGLEIPEHFLGFFEEGYRELDAAVALDPNGTYQIAAALYDGWTGLSTREAFTTWHDDHPELADAWQDAGARLEDRVSGLPGAVARGETDFADATELACAAIKHAIELPAPFAALETDAYRDHGPEYAIKWAEKTFEALAE; encoded by the coding sequence ATGTTCGAGTCCCGGGAGATTTCGGGCCCGGTCGAGGCCGTCCGTGCCGAGTACACCCCCGACGTCCTCGTCTTCGACTGCACGCGGGACTTCGAGACGCTCCCGCCGGCGGAAGCCGAGGACCTCGGACTCGTCGTCGACGCGCTCGAACCGGCGAGTTACCCGGCGTCGTGGCTCCCATCGGATGCCCCGACGCTCCTCCAGCGGTACGCGAGCGGTGACTTCACCATCGGAATGCCGGGTGACGGCAGCGTCGTCTGGACGCGTCAGACCGACCCGCCTGTCCTGTTAGTAAAACCTCGGATCCAGGGATCGCCCGAGTCGTTCATCGACTTCCTCCTCGCGGAGGCGCTCGTCGAGGTCGGCCTCGAGATCCCGGAACACTTCCTCGGCTTCTTCGAGGAGGGATACCGCGAGCTCGACGCAGCGGTGGCGCTCGATCCCAACGGTACGTACCAGATCGCCGCCGCGCTGTACGACGGCTGGACGGGGCTGTCGACTCGTGAGGCGTTTACGACGTGGCACGACGACCACCCCGAACTCGCCGACGCGTGGCAGGACGCGGGGGCGCGACTCGAAGATCGCGTCTCGGGCCTCCCTGGAGCTGTCGCGCGCGGCGAGACGGATTTCGCCGACGCCACCGAACTCGCCTGTGCGGCGATCAAACACGCCATCGAACTCCCGGCCCCGTTCGCGGCGCTCGAGACCGACGCCTACCGCGATCACGGACCCGAGTACGCGATCAAGTGGGCGGAGAAAACGTTCGAGGCGCTCGCCGAGTGA